A DNA window from Ipomoea triloba cultivar NCNSP0323 chromosome 10, ASM357664v1 contains the following coding sequences:
- the LOC116031794 gene encoding probable LRR receptor-like serine/threonine-protein kinase At5g45780 — protein sequence MHSTETDNYFYVSVKQDYEFAIGHLKRFSFRELQNATRNFSSKNILGQGGFGVVYKGYLPNGTVVAVKRLRDPNFTGEVQFQTEVEMIGLAVHRNLLRLYGFCMTPEERLLIYPFMPNGSVADRLRGLICAKSCL from the coding sequence ATGCACTCAACAGAGactgataattatttttatgtttcagTGAAACAAGATTATGAATTTGCTATTGGCCACCTGAAGAGGTTTTCTTTCCGGGAGTTACAAAATGCGACGAGAAACTTCAGCTCTAAAAACATTCTAGGACAGGGTGGATTTGGAGTTGTCTACAAAGGGTATCTTCCGAATGGGACAGTGGTGGCTGTCAAAAGACTGAGAGATCCAAATTTCACCGGAGAAGTGCAGTTTCAAACCGAGGTTGAGATGATAGGCTTGGCTGTGCACCGGAACCTTCTGCGCCTATATGGATTCTGTATGACACCCGAAGAGAGGTTGCTTATTTACCCCTTCATGCCAAATGGAAGCGTTGCTGATCGCCTTCGAGGTTTAATTTGTGCAAAAAGTTGTCTCTGA
- the LOC116031789 gene encoding disease resistance protein RGA2-like — MADALISTVVEQLINILKHQAQELKRALGVEKEIANLSSKLENIREVLDDAEKRSFKDKGIKLWIQNIQDFCYQVDDVLDEWRTRTLRQQIESPEASRSSFLPSRSKFKRFVMHRDIAKKIKELDSTLDRITKEKDQFRFDYASITHTSAASHSDQELMRVTTAFDVDASHIQGRKSDASALISKLLENPGEEEARNGPHVISIVGTGGIGKTTLAQLVFEDEQIKTHFGDERVWICVSDPFDQIKIAKAIVESITKSSTDLSQLQLLLEKIKSTLSGKRFLLVMDDVWTEQSAKWEPLKNSLKDGLPGSRILVTSRKERVAKMMGSVYLHQLDLISDSEAWLLFSRIAFSGRSEEDCEKLKDIGHKIAQKCKGLPLAVKVMGSLLCFKHTRDDWQNVLDNKIWESDEVVTELFPHLYLSYNDLTPNMKQCFSYCAVFPKDYKMKVDMLIRIWMAQGYVTMESKGRELFRGLAMRSFFQDLKKDDMDSNIIKSCKMHDIVHDFAQFLTRNECYNIDQHEDKVGFKNLRHLQSWQDTGRNMNLPSICDIGKLRSFFAKDLSPAQLTLDLFNGLKSVRVLSLHGCELEKLPKKIGNLIHLRYIDLSASVVNELPDAVCSLYNLQTLDLKRCGNFSRLPDGIGNLRQLRYIDLTWSELETLPDTICSLENLQTLDLKGCEQFSRLPDGIGNLRQLRYIDLSWSKVKTLPDTICSLENLQTLDLEGCKQFSRLPDGIGNLRQLRYINLSCSEVETLPDTICSLENLQTLVLRRCEYFSRLPEGIGNLINLRHLKIRGSNRLEMMPPGIAKLTQLCSLSGFKVGKESSKLGYMEKLNQLKGNLSIFFLCDLNNAADVEEAEKAELRNKKHIKELCLNFSDGVDVGIDVMEALKPPPELQTLELIGYGGIHLPSWILLSLDNLRNLEIWNWVNCSSLPPLGKLPSLETLLIAGMKELRYVGSEFLGVVEVGGVAFPKLKTLQFYECNEWEEWEDLKEEATIIIMPCIRELVLSDCRKLKTVPHHLLSRLQESLKIVSCPGVSVGIDAQKPPLELQTLELTTFGGSHFPSWITLFLNLRIFKIIGCFNCSSLPPLGKLPFLETIFIGGMKELRYVGREFLGVTEVGGVAFPKLKKLEFYQCCEWEEWEDLKEEATIIIMPCIRELLLFHCEKLKTVPHHLLSRLQESLKIFHCPLLKVE, encoded by the coding sequence ATGGCCGACGCTCTCATCTCCACTGTTGTCGAGCAGCTGATCAACATCCTGAAGCACCAAGCCCAGGAGCTAAAAAGAGCTTTGGGTGTGGAGAAGGAGATCGCAAACCTCTCATCAAAGCTCGAGAATATCAGGGAGGTATTGGATGATGCAGAGAAGAGAAGCTTTAAGGATAAGGGCATCAAGCTCTGGATCCAAAATATCCAAGACTTCTGCTACCAAGTGGACGATGTTCTGGATGAGTGGAGAACCAGAACTCTGAGACAACAGATCGAGAGCCCCGAGGCAAGTCGCAGCTCTTTCCTGCCTTCGCGTTCCAAATTCAAAAGGTTTGTTATGCATCGAGACATCGCCAAGAAAATAAAGGAGCTTGATTCAACACTTGATCGGATTACGAAAGAGAAAGATCAGTTCAGATTTGATTATGCATCTATAACACACACTTCTGCAGCATCACACTCTGATCAGGAATTGATGCGAGTCACCACTGCGTTTGATGTGGATGCGTCACATATTCAAGGTAGGAAATCCGATGCCAGTGCTTTAATAAGCAAGTTACTGGAGAAtcctggagaagaagaagcaagAAATGGGCCTCATGTGATTTCCATAGTGGGCACGGGAGGGATAGGGAAAACTACCCTTGCTCAACTAGTCTTTGAGGATGAACAGATCAAGACTCATTTTGGGGATGAAAGGGTGTGGATTTGTGTTTCCGACCCCTTTGAccagatcaagattgcaaaagcCATTGTTGAGTCAATCACTAAAAGCTCCACGGATCTGTCCCAACTCCAACTCTTACTGGAAAAGATCAAAAGCACTTTGTCTGGGAAAAGGTTCCTACTTGTGATGGATGATGTGTGGACAGAGCAGTCTGCGAAGTGGGAGCCATTGAAGAACTCTCTCAAGGATGGACTCCCCGGGAGCAGAATCTTGGTGACCTCTAGGAAAGAGAGGGTTGCTAAAATGATGGGAAGTGTGTATCTGCATCAGTTGGATCTAATATCTGACTCCGAAGCTTGGTTGTTGTTTAGCAGGATAGCATTTTCTGGGAGAAGCGAAGAGGATTGTGAGAAACTGAAAGATATTGGTCACAAAATTGCTCAAAAGTGCAAAGGATTGCCACTTGCTGTTAAGGTCATGGGAAGCCTGCTATGTTTCAAACACACTAGAGATGATTGGCAAAATGTTTTAGACAATAAAATTTGGGAGTCGGATGAAGTGGTAACAGAACTCTTCCCTCATTTGTATCTAAGCTACAATGATTTGACCCCAAACATGAAGCAATGTTTCTCATACTGTGCTGTCTTTCCCAAAGATTATAAAATGAAGGTAGATATGCTCATCAGAATTTGGATGGCACAAGGTTATGTGACGATGGAATCAAAAGGCAGGGAGTTATTTCGGGGTTTAGCAATGCGCTCTTTCTTCCAAGATTTGAAGAAAGATGACATGGATTCCAACATTATCAAATCTTGCAAAATGCATGACATAGTGCATGATTTTGCCCAGTTTCTTACTAGAAATGAATGCTACAATATTGACCAGCATGAGGATAAGGTTGGATTTAAAAATCTACGTCATCTTCAGTCATGGCAGGACACTGGTAGGAATATGAATCTCCCTTCCATTTGTGATATTGGAAAACTTCGTAGCTTTTTTGCTAAAGACCTTTCTCCTGCACAACTTACTCTTGATTTGTTTAATGGTCTGAAATCTGTGAGAGTATTAAGTTTGCATGGTTGTGAATTGGAAAAACTCCCAAAGAAGATAGGAAATTTGATTCATCTAAGGTACATTGATCTAAGTGCGAGTGTTGTAAATGAGTTACCAGATGCAGTTTGTTCTTTATATAACTTGCAAACTTTAGATCTTAAAAGATGTGGGAATTTTTCAAGACTGCCAGATGGGATTGGAAATTTGCGTCAACTAAGGTACATTGATTTAACTTGGAGCGAACTAGAGACGTTGCCCGATACAATTTGTTCTTTGGAGAACTTGCAAACTTTAGATCTTAAAGGTTGTGAGCAATTTTCTAGACTGCCAGATGGGATTGGAAATTTGCGTCAACTAAGGTACATTGATTTAAGTTGGAGCAAAGTTAAGACGTTGCCCGATACAATTTGTTCTTTGGAGAACTTGCAAACTTTAGATCTTGAAGGTTGTAAGCAATTTTCTAGACTGCCAGATGGTATTGGAAATTTGCGTCAACTAAGGTACATTAATTTAAGTTGTAGCGAAGTAGAGACGTTGCCCGATACAATTTGTTCTTTGGAGAACTTGCAAACTTTAGTTCTCAGAAGATGTGAGTATTTTTCTAGACTACCTGAAGGGATTGGAAATTTGATAAACTTGAGACACCTTAAAATCAGAGGCAGCAATAGGCTGGAGATGATGCCCCCAGGTATCGCAAAGCTAACTCAGCTTTGTAGTTTAAGTGGGTTTAAGGTGGGGAAAGAGTCAAGTAAGTTGGGATACATGGAGAAGCTGAACCAACTCAAAGGGAATCTGtccatattttttttgtgcGATCTGAATAACGCAGCAGATGTGGAGGAAGCAGAGAAAGCAGAATTGAGAAACAAGAAGCACATCAAAGAATTGTGTTTGAATTTCAGTGATGGAGTCGATGTGGGAATAGATGTGATGGAAGCTCTGAAACCACCTCCGGAACTGCAAACCTTGGAACTTATTGGGTACGGAGGAATCCACCTCCCTTCCTGGATTTTACTGTCCCTTGATAATCTACGGAATCTTGAAATCTGGAATTGGGTAAATTGTTCATCTTTGCCTCCATTAGGCAAACTGCCTTCTCTGGAGACTCTTTTGATAGCGGGAATGAAAGAGCTAAGATATGTAGGGAGTGAGTTTTTGGGAGTAGTAGAAGTAGGTGGTGTTGCTTTTCCAAAGCTGAAGACATTGCAGTTCTACGAGTGTAACGAGTGGGAGGAGTGGGAAGACTTGAAAGAAgaagcaacaataataataatgccatGCATCAGGGAGTTGGTACTATCTGATTGCAGGAAACTTAAGACAGTGCCACATCACCTCTTAAGTAGGCTGCAGGAGTCTTTGAAGATCGTCAGCTGTCCGGGAGTCAGTGTGGGAATAGATGCTCAGAAACCACCTCTGGAACTGCAAACCTTGGAACTTACTACGTTCGGAGGAAGCCACTTCCCTTCCTGGATTACACTGTTCCTTAATCTTCGGATTTTTAAAATCATTGGGTGCTTCAATTGTTCATCTTTGCCTCCATTAGGCAAACTGCCTTTTCTGGAGACTATTTTCATAGGCGGAATGAAAGAGCTAAGATATGTAGGGAGAGAGTTTTTGGGAGTAACAGAAGTAGGTGGTGTTGCGTTTCCAAAGCTGAAGAAATTGGAGTTCTACCAGTGTTGCGAGTGGGAGGAGTGGGAAGACTTGAAAGAAgaagcaacaataataataatgccatGCATCAGGGAGTTGCTACTATTTCATTGCGAAAAACTTAAGACAGTGCCACATCACCTCTTAAGTAGGCTGCAGGAGTCTTTGAAGATCTTCCACTGTCCGCTTCTCAAAGTTGAATAG
- the LOC116032312 gene encoding E3 ubiquitin-protein ligase RING1-like, with product MPPPPSPAVPLHSRHLLIRCVASSSNGVASSSTALLPPSPAALPYPQHRLLIRGVASSSPCGASSSTTSPPPSPAAPHDIASSSNGVASSNGVLLIKWRPKLNQFHRWMLSLCRGVCDNLSEHIVQTAQRIGLANDGATVVTTSIEVVGRERQPPPTYINENNVVDSSSKPRGLSAEEIQRLKEDRFENVGDELAVCSVCLEKFLAGVKISSLPCSHVFHHGCISSWLEKSSSYPICRFDVTNYLATTCFYECS from the exons aTGCCGCCTCCTCCTTCTCCAGCGGTGCCTCTTCATTCACGGCACCTCCTCATCCGCTGCGTCGCATCCTCCTCCAatggcgtcgcctcctcatccacggcaTTGCTTCCTCCTTCTCCAGCGGCGCTACCTTATCCACAGCATCGCCTCCTCATCCGCGGCGTCGCCTCTTCCTCCCCTTGTGGTGCTTCCTCATCCACAACGTCGCCTCCTCCTTCTCCAGCGGCGCCTCACGACATCGCCTCCTCATCAAatggcgtcgcctcctcaaaCGGCGTcctcctcatcaagtggcgtccaAAATT AAACCAATTTCACCGCTGGATGCTGTCATTGTGTCGCGGCGTTTGCGACAACCTTTCCGAACATATTGTGCAGACCGCCCAACGAATTGGACTCGCCAACGACGGCGCAACGGTAGTTACAACTTCTATTGAGGTCGTAGGGCGAGAACGACAGCCGCCGCCTACTTACATTAATGAGAATAATGTCGTCGATTCATCGTCAAAGCCAAGGGGTTTGAGCGCGGAGGAGATCCAGAGGTTGAAGGAAGATAGGTTTGAGAATGTCGGAGATGAATTGGCGGTCTGTTCTGTCTGTTTGGAGAAGTTTTTGGCGGGAGTGAAGATTTCTTCATTGCCCTGCTCTCACGTCTTCCACCATGGCTGCATATCTTCATGGCTGGAAAAATCGTCAAGCTACCCTATTTGTAGATTTGATGTCACCAACTATCTAGCAACAACTTGTTTCTATGAATGTAGTTAA
- the LOC116031793 gene encoding probable LRR receptor-like serine/threonine-protein kinase At5g45780 — MKNRQFICSLSLTDIGRDKRSLDWNKRMRVALGAARGLLYLHEQCSPRIIHRDVKAANILLDESFEAVVGDFGLAKLLDCRESHVTTAVRGTIGHIAPEYLSTGQSTEKTDVFGFGILLLELITGLKALNAGNAQLQKGTILDWVRSLYDEKRLEVIVDKDLKGCFNTEELEKTVDVALECTQPNPNQRPKMSQVSRILEGIAGQMAPPVVDDSQGGGSNAAASETRAFSFSRNFSSVEESSFIIEAIELSGPR; from the exons ATGAAAAACAGACAATTTATCTGTTCACTTTCATTAACAGACATCGGTCGAGATAAACGGTCTTTAGATTGGAACAAGCGGATGCGTGTTGCTCTTGGAGCTGCAAGGGGGCTTCTATATCTGCACGAACAATGCAGTCCTCGAATAATTCATAGGGATGTCAAGGCTGCTAATATTCTACTAGACGAGAGCTTTGAGGCGGTTGTTGGGGACTTCGGGCTTGCTAAGCTCTTAGACTGCAGAGAGTCTCATGTCACGACTGCTGTCCGAGGCACCATAGGACATATTGCACCTGAGTACCTATCTACTGGACAGTCTACTGAAAAAACCGACGTGTTTGGGTTTGGGATACTACTCTTGGAACTCATTACGGGGCTAAAGGCGCTAAACGCGGGTAATGCTCAGCTTCAGAAAGGCACAATCCTTGATTGG GTGAGAAGCTTATACGACGAGAAGAGGCTGGAAGTGATTGTTGACAAGGATCTAAAGGGATGCTTTAACACGGAGGAGCTAGAGAAAACTGTGGATGTTGCCCTCGAGTGTACACAACCGAACCCGAACCAGCGTCCTAAGATGTCTCAAGTGTCGCGAATCCTTGAAGGCATCGCGGGGCAGATGGCTCCCCCCGTTGTGGATGATTCACAGGGCGGAGGGAGCAACGCTGCTGCCTCTGAAACAAGAGCTTTTAGTTTTTCGCGAAATTTCAGTAGTGTTGAGGAATCATCATTCATCATTGAGGCAATAGAGCTTTCAGGGCCtagataa